AGCGCGTGACCATGGTCGAACTGGACCGCACTGTGGTGGACTTGTGCACGCAATATTTCCCCGGCATTTCAAACGGCGCGTTTGAGGATCCCCGTACGGATTTGGTGATCACGGACGGGGTCAAGTTCGTGGCCGAGAGTGACAAGCGCTTCGACGTGATTATTGTCGATTCCACCGACCCCATCGGCCCGGGTGAAGTTCTGTTCACTGAAACCTTCTACGCCGACTGCCACCGCTGTTTGCAATCGGGTGGTGTTTTGGTGACGCAAAACGGCGTTCCCTTTTTCCAAGGTGACGAAGTGACCAATACCTATCAGCGCATGGGCAAGTCATTTGCGGACAATGGATTTTATACCGCTGTCGTGCCGACCTACGTGGGGGGCTTTATGACCCTGGGCTGGGGCACGGACGATGCTTCATTGAAAGACATTGAATTGTCTGTGTTGCAACAACGCTTCGAAGACGCGGGGATCCTCATGAAATATTATACCCCCGAGATCCACAAAGCTGCGTTTGCGCTGCCGCAGTTTATCAAAGACCTGTGTCGCTAAATCAAAGCCCGGAATACTCCGGGCTTTGTTGTTCTTGCTCACGCATTGGGCTCAATCAGCACTGATGGGGATTTTTTTCGATTTGGGTTTGTTCAAAACCTTTTTCGGCATGGTGACCGTCACGACACCATTTTTATATTTTGCCGTGGCTTTGCCCAATTCGACACCTTCGGGGATGGGGAAGCTCCGTTCAACCGAACCGTAGTGCCGTTCGGTCAAGTGGTAGTCGTCCTCATCCGTTTTGGTTTCTTCTTTCTTGTGGCCCGAGATGGTGAGCAGGCCATCTTGTGCGGTGACCTCGATGTCTTTTTCGTCCAAGCCGGGAATTTCGGCTTCGACGCGATATTCGCCCTCGGCTTCACGAACGTCGGCTTTCATGGTCAAGCCTTCGAACGGGGTGCTGAGACCGGCAAACGCATTTTCAAAACGCCGAAACGCCGGAGCGTGTGTTTTGTCGCGTCCATGGCTGAACGGGCCTAAGGCGAACCCGGAAAAGAAGTTGTCGAACAAATGATCGACTTCTTCGCGCAGGGTCAGCAACGGATGCTGCATCAGACGTTCCGAGGCCGCAGGCGTTTTGCCTTCGGGTGTTTCAGGCGGTGAAGCGTCTTTGGTTTTCTTAACTTTGACCGACATGGCAGCCTCCTCTTTTCATGAGAAAACCGGGATGGTGGCTCGGCGCACCATCACCCAACACAGGGCGCTTCCCTGTGCTTTCAAAGACTATTCTACCACATTCTAAGCTGATTTTTAACGGCTACAATCCGCCGTAACTGCGCACCAAAGACCCGGCGATCATGTACCACCCGTCCACCAGGACGAAGAAGATGATCTTGAACGGCAACGCGATCATGATCGGTGGCAACATCATCATACCCATGGACATCAACACAGACGCGACGACCATATCCACGATCAAAAACGGCACAAACAATAAGAAGCCGATTTCAAAGGCACGGCGTAATTCCGAAATCATGAACGCCGGGATCAAGACCCGGATCGGCATGTTTTCCGCGACCTGCTCATCGCTCAACTGCGCCATGTCGACGAATAAAGCCAAGTCCTGTTCGCGCACATAGGACATCATAAAGTTTTCGAACGGGACAATGGCGCGTTCAAACGCAACTTGTTCTTCGATCACGCCATCCATCAAGGGCGCGACGGCATCGTCGTACACCTGTTCGAAGGTTGGCATCATGATGAACATGGTGAGAAACAAGGCCAGCGAGACCATGACTTGGTTCGGTGGCGTTTGTTGGGTGCCCAAGGCCGTGCGCAGGAACGACAACACCACAATGATGCGTGTGAACGACGTCATCATGATCAAAATCGACGGCGCCAACGACAAGATGGTGAGCAACAGCACCAACTGAATGATGCGTCCGGTGCTCGACGCCCCCGCGTCCGGGCCCATGTCCAGGGTTAAGGACTGCGCCAATGCATCAAGGGGCGTGATGGCGAAAAATGCGGCGACGGCCAACGTGAAGAGTGTCAACTTCATCGCGGGTTTAATCACTGGACCAATGATTTTTTTGGTCAGGGCAAAGGCCTTCATGTGCCCCTCCCTTCGCTGGGTGTGGTCACATCGTCGACCATTTTGGCAAAGCTCGGTCTTGCGGGGATGTTGGTTTCCACCACGGTTTCGCTTTCCGGGCCCATAACAATCAGATGTTCGACATCATCGCGGCGGATCAAAACCGCCCGCCGTTTGGCGTCAATGGGTAGAACTTCGACCAAGCCCAAACGGCGGTCCTGCCCTTTGCGGATTTCTGAGGACGCGACCCCGAAGCCATATTTGCGCACGAGCACGGTGAGTACACCGATAAGCCCCAGCACAAACATAAGTGCAAAAATAAATTTGAAGTAACTTCCGTAATCCATGGGTACCGACAATAGACGTTCTTAAAGGAGGGGGGAACACAACCCCCGTTAATGCCTGGAAAACCAAGGCTTTTTTCCGCAGCCATACGTCCGAAGTTTGCGACTTCGCACATGGGAGCCGATTCGTTACTTTTTGGGCGGGCCGTAGGCATCCTTCGCTTCGCGGTGGCGAATGGCATTGAGCCCGTCCTCACGGGCTTTTTGATGGGTTTCAAGATCCGTTTCCAAGGCGTCCAACGCAGCCGACAGGGCCACTAAGTGATCTTTATAGTTTGAAGCAATGGCTTCGGGCGCGGTGGTGATGGCTTCGGTGACGGCACGGATTCGCTCTTCCATGGCGCTGAGCTCGACATGGCGTCCTTCCGCCATCAACTGACGCGCGCCGGTGATTAAGCTCGCGGCTTTTTCCAACTCTTCGCGGATCAACTCTTCTGCAGCTTCGCTCATGGGCGCACCTCGTTCATCGTTTCTTCTGCGGGCCTAAGCCATCGGGCCATTCTTTGTTCTTTTCATAAATGTAGGACAGCATTTCTGCGACCACGGTGAAGGCCTCCAGCGGGATTTCACTGTCCACATCGACTTGGGCCAGCAACAGCGCCAAGTCCGAGTCTTGGCGAATTTCAATGCCGTTGGCCTCTGCGATCTCAACAATTTGACGCGCCAGCCAGCCTTGTCCCTTGGCAACCACGCGGGGGGCTTGGTCAACGCCCGGTGCATAGTTCAACGCGACAGCGACCTCGTCACCGGAGATGGAATCGTCCGATGTCTTTGAAATCACGGTCTTTTTGTCGTTATCGACCATATGGAGCGCCTTTTGTGAGCCTAAGTCTTAAGGAGGCAAGCCTGACAGAGGGCGCTTAATATCCTCTGAATCAGGCACAAAAGAATCGTCATGCGTGTGGGCACGGTGTGATTCATTGAATCTTAAAAGGTCTGGGAGAGACTCAAGGCTACAAGGTGTTGCCAGTTATCTTGCTGACGGCAGGGTGCCAAAGGGCCCCAGCCCGCCTGGAAACACCATTTACCGAGTACTTTCATCGCATTACGCTTTAAGGCGGAGTTATGGATCTCAATAAACTGACACTGTTCGGAATGGTCAAAGGCCAGATGAATTGGCTGAACAAACGCCAGGAAGTCTTGGCGCAGAACGTCGCCAATGCCGATACGCCGGACTACAAACCGCAAGATCTAAAACCCGTCAATTTCCGCGAAGTGATGCGTGACCAGCACAAGCGCGAAATGATGAACAGGATGTCCGGAACGGCTGTTGCGGGACTGGGCGGCAGCACGGCTTTTAAACCCGAATCTGAACGCGCGCCTTACGAAACCTCACCGGACGGCAACGCCGTGGTGCTGGAAGAGCAGATGGGCAAAATCGGTGAGACACAGATGAAATATTCCCTCGCCAATGAGCTTTATCGCAAGCATATCGGCATGATCAAAATTGCGTTGGGCAAACAACGTTAAGGTTAAACGGGTCAAGTTAGACAGGTAGACGTTATGGACGAACTTCTTAGAACGCTGCGTATTTCCGCCTCGGGCATGAAGGCTCAAGGCACGCGTTTGCGTGTTGTTTCAGAGAACGTCGCCAACGCCGATTCGCTGCCAACTCAGCCAGGCGAGCTGCCGTATCGGCGCAAAGTCGTCACGTTTAAGAACGAATTGGACAAAAGTATCGGCGTGAAAACCGTCGGTGTCGATCGCATTCAAAGCGACCGTTCAGATTTCCAGCGCCGTTACGATCCGGCCCACCCCGCAGCCGATGAAAACGGCTATGTCTTGGCGCCCAATGTTTCTTCTTTAGTGGAAATGATGGACATGCGCGAAGCCCAGCGGTCTTACGAAGCGAACTTGAACGTCATCAAATCGTCGAAGACGATGCTTCAACAAACCATCGGTATTTTGCGCTAGAGCGCGGAAAGTCTTGAAGTTACAGGAGTATAAGCCATGCCTATCGATCCGAGCGTAAATATTGCGAAGGCTGCCGACCTGTACAGCCAGGCGCAAAAGTCCGGGATTACGACCAGCGAAATCCCAAACCAAAACACCGACGGGCCCAATCAAAGCCAGTTTTCGGGGTTGCTCTCAACGTATCTGGATCGTGCCAACGAGATCGGAAAACAAGGCGAAGCCATGTCCATCAAAGGCATTCAGGGCGAAGCCAACGTCTCCGATGTGGTCACGGCCGTGGCCGAAGCTGAAGTCACTTTGCAAACGGTTGTTGCGGTTCGCGACAAGGTCGTTGAAGCTTACAAAGAGATTCTCCGCATGCCCATTTGATCGGGCCTGACCGTTTTGGCCTGTGGTGTGCGGTGATTAAAGTAAGTTTCAGCCGGACGAGGCCTTGAAAAACCATGACACAAGTCGATGTGCTAGAGATCGCGCAAGGGGCGCTGTGGGTCATTTTGAAGGTCTCAGGGCCGATCATGATGGCTGGTCTTATGATCGGTTTGATCATTGCCTTGTTCCAAGCGCTGACGACGATTCAGGAAATGACCCTGACATTTGTGCCGAAGATTATCGTCATTTTTGTCGCCATCGTCGTGTTTTTGCCGTTCATGATGACCGCGGTCATTGAATTTTCCATGACGCTGTTTGACCGAATATCCCAAGGTTAGGGCCGGAAAGGTAACGCTAAGCGATGCTCTCTCAGATCATCAACCTGAACCTGTTTGCGTTCTTGCTGGTGTTTTGCCGCGTCGGTGGCGCCATGTCCGTGATGCCAGGCTTTGGGGCTCAGCAGGTTCCGGCAACCGTGCGACTGACCTTTGCGTTGCTGATCAGTTTTGTGCTGACCCCGGTTTTGTTGCCGCTTTTGCCCGGCGAACCGCCCAGTGTGTCGATTTTGTTTTTGCTCATCATCGCGGAGCTGTTGGTGGGCGTTTTTTTCGGTCTGATCCCTCGAATTTTTATGGGTGCCGTGCACACGTCCGGTACCATCATGGCCATGGTCGCGTCCATGGCCAATGCCTTTGCCCAAGACCCGATCTCGGAATCGCAAAGCTCTGTTTTGTCCACTTTTTTATCGACCACGGCTTTGACATTGATTTTCGTCACCAACACACACCATTTGATGTTGGCTGCCGTGGTGGACAGTTACGCCGTGTTCAATCCGACCGAAGCGCCGATTATTGGGGATATGACTTTCTACGTCGCCCAGCGCGTCGCAGACAGCTTTCGCATTGGATTGCAAATGGCTTCCCCCCTGGTGGTGTCGGGACTGGCCTATTATATCGTCTTGGGTATCATGGGGCGTTTGATGCCGCAGCTGCCTGTGTTTTTCTTCGGCATGCCCATACAAATCGCATTGCAGGTCTGGATTTTGATCCTGTCTTTGTCCGTTATGATGATGGTCTTCATGCGCTTTTTCGAAGACGGCCTTATCGCTTTCACTCTATAGCCGCAAAGCGGGGAAAGGAATAATAGGAGCGCCATGGCGGACGAAGACGACTCACAAAAGACAGAAGACCCGACAGACCGAAAACTATCGAAAGCACGCGATAAGGGACAAGTCGGGGTCTCTCAAGAAGTAAAGAACTGGGGTGTGTTGCTGGGCAGTGCGGCGATGCTTGCTCTGATGGCACCTTGGATGATGGAACGCACGCTGATCTTTAACCAAGGCATTTTGTCGCATGTGGAAGACGTCAACGTCTCCCTTGGGATGATTTCCGGCTTCATGGCCGAGATCTTGATCGAAATGGGCATCACCGTCGCACCTGCTTTTGCGACCTTGATCGTCTTGGCGATTGTTGCCAGCGTGGCGCAAACGGGGTTCTTGGTGGCGCCGTCGAAATTGATGCCGCAGGTCAGCAACATCTCGGTGATGAAGGGCGTAAAGCGGATGTTTTCCGCACGTTCGCTTGTCGAATTTTTAAAAGGCCTGTTTAAGCTCACCGTTATTGGCACCATCTCATTTTTTATGGCCGTTC
This sequence is a window from Magnetovibrio sp. PR-2. Protein-coding genes within it:
- a CDS encoding flagellar biosynthetic protein FliO, which produces MDYGSYFKFIFALMFVLGLIGVLTVLVRKYGFGVASSEIRKGQDRRLGLVEVLPIDAKRRAVLIRRDDVEHLIVMGPESETVVETNIPARPSFAKMVDDVTTPSEGRGT
- the flgB gene encoding flagellar basal body rod protein FlgB yields the protein MDLNKLTLFGMVKGQMNWLNKRQEVLAQNVANADTPDYKPQDLKPVNFREVMRDQHKREMMNRMSGTAVAGLGGSTAFKPESERAPYETSPDGNAVVLEEQMGKIGETQMKYSLANELYRKHIGMIKIALGKQR
- the speE gene encoding polyamine aminopropyltransferase; its protein translation is MKRFEEALHDGYAQGFDVTNVLFHEKTEHQDLVIFETPTFGRVMALDNIVQVTSKDEFVYHEMLTHVPIFAKGGVTDVLIIGGGDGGILREVLRHKTVERVTMVELDRTVVDLCTQYFPGISNGAFEDPRTDLVITDGVKFVAESDKRFDVIIVDSTDPIGPGEVLFTETFYADCHRCLQSGGVLVTQNGVPFFQGDEVTNTYQRMGKSFADNGFYTAVVPTYVGGFMTLGWGTDDASLKDIELSVLQQRFEDAGILMKYYTPEIHKAAFALPQFIKDLCR
- the fliQ gene encoding flagellar biosynthesis protein FliQ: MTQVDVLEIAQGALWVILKVSGPIMMAGLMIGLIIALFQALTTIQEMTLTFVPKIIVIFVAIVVFLPFMMTAVIEFSMTLFDRISQG
- the flgC gene encoding flagellar basal body rod protein FlgC, with protein sequence MDELLRTLRISASGMKAQGTRLRVVSENVANADSLPTQPGELPYRRKVVTFKNELDKSIGVKTVGVDRIQSDRSDFQRRYDPAHPAADENGYVLAPNVSSLVEMMDMREAQRSYEANLNVIKSSKTMLQQTIGILR
- the fliP gene encoding flagellar type III secretion system pore protein FliP (The bacterial flagellar biogenesis protein FliP forms a type III secretion system (T3SS)-type pore required for flagellar assembly.) — its product is MKLTLFTLAVAAFFAITPLDALAQSLTLDMGPDAGASSTGRIIQLVLLLTILSLAPSILIMMTSFTRIIVVLSFLRTALGTQQTPPNQVMVSLALFLTMFIMMPTFEQVYDDAVAPLMDGVIEEQVAFERAIVPFENFMMSYVREQDLALFVDMAQLSDEQVAENMPIRVLIPAFMISELRRAFEIGFLLFVPFLIVDMVVASVLMSMGMMMLPPIMIALPFKIIFFVLVDGWYMIAGSLVRSYGGL
- a CDS encoding EscU/YscU/HrcU family type III secretion system export apparatus switch protein; translated protein: MVDNDKKTVISKTSDDSISGDEVAVALNYAPGVDQAPRVVAKGQGWLARQIVEIAEANGIEIRQDSDLALLLAQVDVDSEIPLEAFTVVAEMLSYIYEKNKEWPDGLGPQKKR
- a CDS encoding Hsp20/alpha crystallin family protein, giving the protein MSVKVKKTKDASPPETPEGKTPAASERLMQHPLLTLREEVDHLFDNFFSGFALGPFSHGRDKTHAPAFRRFENAFAGLSTPFEGLTMKADVREAEGEYRVEAEIPGLDEKDIEVTAQDGLLTISGHKKEETKTDEDDYHLTERHYGSVERSFPIPEGVELGKATAKYKNGVVTVTMPKKVLNKPKSKKIPISAD
- the fliE gene encoding flagellar hook-basal body complex protein FliE, producing the protein MPIDPSVNIAKAADLYSQAQKSGITTSEIPNQNTDGPNQSQFSGLLSTYLDRANEIGKQGEAMSIKGIQGEANVSDVVTAVAEAEVTLQTVVAVRDKVVEAYKEILRMPI
- the fliR gene encoding flagellar biosynthetic protein FliR, whose amino-acid sequence is MLSQIINLNLFAFLLVFCRVGGAMSVMPGFGAQQVPATVRLTFALLISFVLTPVLLPLLPGEPPSVSILFLLIIAELLVGVFFGLIPRIFMGAVHTSGTIMAMVASMANAFAQDPISESQSSVLSTFLSTTALTLIFVTNTHHLMLAAVVDSYAVFNPTEAPIIGDMTFYVAQRVADSFRIGLQMASPLVVSGLAYYIVLGIMGRLMPQLPVFFFGMPIQIALQVWILILSLSVMMMVFMRFFEDGLIAFTL